In Gadus chalcogrammus isolate NIFS_2021 chromosome 13, NIFS_Gcha_1.0, whole genome shotgun sequence, a single genomic region encodes these proteins:
- the LOC130402053 gene encoding nuclear factor of activated T-cells, cytoplasmic 2-like, producing MTSNTLKATEALVHDIGEQELDFSDLFLCDGFASDPDQGHHLHDDTHHPEMALHMSADIPSSVHSASSHSPSPPTPATVGQYRASLGFPSLGHASSPGIIPAPSPRIEITPSADTLSSNVSDRSPSSKALGPYRDQPCVSPASSNSSSGWPLEGCSPSVSPNISPANCSGGAAALSALDLGRGIQGIVGTFSAHSSPGASPRTSITEETFLVPQHHRAASPLPHQRSRSVSPKGKRRYDQEHGGHPCLGGGTPVKQRSRSPSPIPSGSVAGPEHHGTYLPAHYQAGSSEPLPRAGECSPSLLEDMLGGFISPGLPKAAAPSNLQEVESFAEESCVYVQAQRQDRSYGDGRCWITDRDGRRSGAGAEVQPAEALYLLPHIWPPYIPAGHKVYSGLPVATAPSLEWPLPSQSGPYELVLHQQPKSHHRAHYETEGSRGAVKTPNGGHPVIQLVGFRGAGPLALQVFIGMADERVLKPHAFYQVHRITGKTVTTASLERMVNGTKVLEIALEPKNNMTALIDCAGILKLRNADIEQRNSETDIGRKNTRVRLVFRVHVPQPPGGFISLQVASLPIECSQRSAQELPAVERQDLDECSVLGGLQMVLTGQNFNSDSKVIFSERMQDGQQIWEVEANVDRDKTQPAMLFVSVPPYRDPTISQVAKVNFYVVNGKKRRSQPQHFIYTPLKAIKTEPFTNYDMYGCVDPQAFDPNQRSLHRHPHHDSLSNASNLPPILYHVTNHVPAAIHEPMPTYHEEDELLFYPSKNTPSQLYHAWNQHQADPIGGCYPVLRHNAEPHQRLCSSLGVPHLSIHHPSNPAHCLDNGVAIGDKLQRGGESYRAVTMAALPEGSDPFGACLVAPRHQGYSHTVGLLGKSPPTSSPPSSSSSSCAQRRGADKVFVSRPELCGHPPLTQRGEVGTGRPWDDAVGERGVKQEHPGQVCLEDVHDIIKRDLGARSGGAS from the exons ATGACTTCTAATACTTTGAAAGCGACTGAAGCCCTTGTTCATGACATTGGTGAACAAGAGTTGGACTTCTCAGATCTGTTTTTATGCGATGGTTTCGCCTCCGATCCTGATCaag GACATCATTTGCATGATGACACCCATCACCCTGAAATGGCGCTGCACATGTCCGCCGACATCCCCAGCTCAGTCCACTCAGCATCCAGCCATAGCCCCTCCCCACCTACTCCGGCTACAGTCGGTCAGTATAGGGCCAGCCTGGGGTTCCCCTCCTTGGGCCATGCCTCCAGCCCGGGGATCATCCCCGCTCCCAGCCCCAGGATTGAGATAACACCGTCGGCCGACACTCTCAGCTCCAACGTGTCGGATCGGAGCCCCAGCTCCAAGGCCCTGGGACCCTACCGGGACCAGCCCTGTGTCAGCCCGGCCAGCAGCAACTCCTCCAGCGGCTGGCCCCTCGAAGGCTGCTCCCCCTCCGTGTCTCCCAACATCTCCCCGGCCAACTGCAGCGGCGGTGCTGCCGCGCTGTCGGCCCTGGACCTGGGTCGGGGCATTCAGGGCATCGTGGGCACTTTCTCCGCCCACTCGTCCCCGGGGGCTTCCCCTCGCACCAGCATCACAGAAGAAACCTTCCTGGTGCCCCAGCACCACCGGGCCGCCTCCCCGCTGCCCCATCAGCGCTCCCGCTCCGTGTCACCCAAGGGCAAGCGGCGCTACGATCAGGAGCATGGCGGCCACCCCTGCTTGGGCGGTGGCACCCCGGTCAAGCAGCGCTCTCGAAGCCCCAGCCCCATCCCCAGCGGATCCGTCGCCGGCCCGGAACACCACGGAACCTACCTGCCTGCCCACTACCAGGCGGGGTCCTCTGAGCCCCTGCCCCGGGCCGGGGAGTGTTCTCCCAGCCTGCTGGAGGACATGCTGGGCGGCTTCATCTCCCCCGGTCTACCTAAAGCAGCCGCTCCGTCTAACCTGCAGGAGGTCGAGTCCTTCGCGGAGGAgagttgtgtgtatgttcagGCCCAGAGGCAGGACCGTAGCTATGGAGACGGGCGGTGCTGGATCACAGACCGGGACGGAAGGCGAAGCGGAGCAGGGGCCGAGGTCCAGCCCGCTGAGGCCCTCTATCTGCTCCCACATATCTGGCCGCCCTACATTCCCGCCGGCCACAAAGTCTACAG TGGCCTCCCTGTGGCTACAGCGCCGTCTCTGGAGTGGCCCCTGCCCAGTCAGTCTGGTCCCTATGAACTGGTGCTCCACCAGCAGCCCAAGTCGCACCACAGAGCCCACTATGAGACCGAGGGCAGCCGAGGGGCTGTCAAGACCCCCAATGGAGGGCATCCGGTCATACAG CTTGTGGGCTTCCGAGGAGCCGGGCCCCTGGCCCTGCAGGTCTTCATAGGGATGGCCGATGAGCGAGTGCTGAAGCCCCACGCCTTCTACCAGGTGCACCGCATCACTGGGAAGACGGTCACCACCGCCAGCCTGGAGAGGATGGTGAACGGCACCAAGGTCTTGGAGATCGCCCTGGAGCCCAAGAACAACATGACAGCGTT GATCGACTGCGCTGGGATCCTCAAGCTGCGCAATGCCGACATCGAGCAGAGGAACAGCGAGACGGACATCGGCAGGAAGAACACGCGCGTTCGCCTGGTGTTCCGGGTGCATGTACCTCAGCCCCCCGGCGGCTTCATCTCCCTCCAAGTGGCCTCCCTGCCTATAGAGTGCT CTCAACGTTCGGCCCAGGAGCTGCCGGCAGTGGAGAGGCAGGATCTTGACGAGTGCTCGGTGCTGGGCGGTCTGCAGATGGTTCTGACTGGACAGAATTTCAACTCAGACTCCAAGGTCATCTTCTCAGAGAGGATGCAAG ATGGACAGCAGATCTGGGAAGTTGAGGCCAATGTGGACCGTGACAAGACCCAGCCT GCCATGCTGTTCGTTTCGGTTCCTCCATATCGAGACCCGACCATTTCTCAAGTGGCCAAAGTCAACTTTTACGTGGTCAACGGGAAGAAAAGGCGCAGCCAGCCGCAGCATTTCATCTACACGCCCCTTAAAG CCATTAAAACGGAACCGTTCACCAACTACGATATGTACGGCTGTGTAGACCCTCAAGCCTTTGACCCGAACCAAAGGTCACTCCATCGTCACCCCCACCACGACAGCCTATCGAATGCCAGCAACCTCCCGCCGATATTATACCATGTGACCAACCATGTGCCGGCAGCTATACACGAGCCGATGCCCACGTACCACGAGGAAGACGAGCTGCTCTTCTACCCGTCCAAAAACACCCCGAGCCAACTCTACCACGCCTGGAACCAGCACCAGGCTGATCCGATCGGTGGCTGCTACCCAGTGCTGAGGCACAACGCCGAACCACACCAgcgcctctgctcctccctcggTGTGCCAcatctctccatccatcacccGTCCAACCCGGCCCACTGCCTCGACAACGGCGTCGCCATCGGCGACAAACTCCAACGCGGGGGAGAAAGCTACCGAGCGGTTACCATGGCGGCACTACCTGAAGGAAGTGATCCGTTCGGGGCCTGCTTGGTGGCCCCCAGGCACCAGGGTTACTCACACACCGTGGGGCTCCTGGGAAAGTCCCCTCCGACGTCGTCgccgccgtcgtcgtcgtcttcgaGTTGTGCTCAGAGACGAGGTGCAGACAAGGTGTTTGTGAGCCGGCCGGAGCTGTGCGGGCACCCCCCGCTGACCCAGAGAGGGGAGGTCGGGACGGGACGCCCCTGGGACGACgcggtgggggagagaggggtgaagcAGGAACACCCAGGCCAGGTGTGTCTCGAGGACG TGCATGACATCATTAAAAGAGATTTAGGAGCCCGCAGTGGAGGAGCCTCTTAG